In the Procambarus clarkii isolate CNS0578487 chromosome 70, FALCON_Pclarkii_2.0, whole genome shotgun sequence genome, ccgacctTCGTGCATAAGCCCATTTCTCtaaaccctggatagtgacctgacATGTTGGGTatatccagaatgcccacttaaccaggaacactttcataatacggaggctgccgaatgtccaggcaggaagtagatacagggaagttaagcatacttgccacaaagggtcaatgagtacattggctggtgccacgtgagagacagaggggagaCGCCAACGAGGcgaccgtctgacctctggggtcaaccggcgcgatggagaataacagctCTGACGTGGtcagtgacgtgttcatgacgtcactcctgctactgatcatcgaacattcaatatgattggttcccgctcatttactgccatgctattggtcaaattgtaaatcCCTTGTGTGTGCCCCACAAGACGCCCTGAGCCTCAGGCAAAAGGATTCATGTGAGGGAGCCCTTACACtgaggacgtgtcctgttctgtctattcggccaatagactgaacaccatcCTATTCCTCACtatcaagttaactcagcgtcttttcgatatacccACACTCGCTCAGAATCACGATTGTGAATATAgtattcagaagcctaaagtgacaaatctccagagggaaacagactggtatcaggtaacccctggtgacaaagatcgttgtgagtgacctagagtgaactaaggcagtgccgccgcctaagtaacctgtgtgtgactatacTACAAGAGTATCTGCATGGTACCATATAGTAACCTGCAGCGGCCAGCCACTCTGTCCCAAGCGTGTAGGCTcgagcgcccgccgccgccctcactgtactacgtgacgtcaccaccttactcactgCCAGTgcaagtgtgtgtgcgtgtgtctgtctgttaagcatacagcacgcCCTACTGCGAGttccctccgtgtctacgagcgaaaccagctatcaggccacctacgagtgcttgtataaatgtgcctgagtgagtgaataagagaggtacccctaactgtaagtacaagatcttgtcattgttttattgtgtctgtgttgatctgtggtattaaccacagttctcaccttctcatacctgtcacaggttataggtgaatcgacggtgtatacgtgttatctgtgtggtatcactgcaTTTCACTTATCTggtaatgtgagcttcacatacaccacacatttagttattgtgtgatattattattgtgcatgttattgccatgTCCCATTGACATGTGTAgttgtgatttattgcatatcatcattaccgagtatccggttggaactcttgtgaaccCTTTGCATACCAGCAGTTAGGTTGCTGTGTTAATGATtgactgtcaactgtgttaagttaggtgtttctccacgagtggatacgagtcgtttagccagacgtcaagagtctcgctaatgcaaccatagcctttctgacgccaatctaaagtaaatcaagcaccctgtgtattagtggttaagttagtaaataaactactgttaagctttatgcaggTGTTTCCGTTgagccacttctgaatactgccaacattaTTCAAaccttcagctctaggtgtcttcaacaccgagttgccctatattcactaaactataaatgtgatgaggaccctaggagtcccttaaagtgttaaatcattgaggagattccaacgatcaacgtggagcaggaccaggtgaggctagtctgagaagagaccctcaaggactctaactcgaccttgctcccaggccctgtacggttgctctcgtattatctattctgctaattccgacagcttcgtgaagcatctgccacatgtacattggcgacgtacgcattgcagtcgtgaaaggcaAAAAAGAAAAACCGTGATCATGTCtttcagcaacccgttctcgcactttcgtatagtcaatattgacttattaaatatgtgcatatgtggcatactaaacatactagtttaccttgaaaagcttcatagaaaacaccgaccttaccttaccttcttagtatgttaggaataagcatcttattgcttcgtaattacaattattacttaacctattataggtatagattaagtaataattgtaatacacAGACCAATATATAATTATCAATTCCATGATcattccaatgcttacagtgataagataataactatccacacacacagaaaacCTGCAGGGATAGAGCGATGCAAATCCATTCCTCTTACCCAATGTCTGCCGTGAAGGACCTGAGATCCCACTAATGTCTCCTCTCACTGCTGGAGCCCGCTAGCGTGTGTCCCGCATAATTCCCCCTATGAAATGTTCTTTAGTAAGACTTTCGTAGTTTAAGGAACAGCGCTCTAAATATGTAGTAGAAGTATCAATGATGGGCCATCTTACAGGATATATATAAAGGAGGAAGCGAAGTTAATGTGTGCGTAACGGAATACTATGCAATATTGGTGATTAAGAGTAAATGTGTAATCTACAGAAAGCAGGACACGAAATAGTAAGTCAAGACGAAATAGTAATTTGTCAAGACGAGCCTCGCTACATCTGAATGTCCAGTACAACGAGAACCACAGCCTCACACACCCAGCTTATGGTATACAGAAGCCTGACTATTACTGCTCTGGGAGGGCGGACATCAGGTGGTGCACAACCACATATGTGCTTCCACTATGGCCCACACCTGTCTCCAGTACATGTGCTTCCACCCTGGCCCACAGCTGTCTCCAGTACATGTGCTTTTACTATGGCCCACACCTGTCTCCAGTACATGTGCTTCCACTATGGCCCACACCTGTCTCCAGTACATGTGCTTCCACCCTGACCCACAGCTGTCTCCAGTACATGTGTTTCTACTATGGCCCACACCTGTCTCCAGTACATGTGCTTCCACCCTGGCCCACACCTGTCTCTAGCACAGCAAATCTGGGGGTGAGGAGAGGAGGTGCAGGGGTGGTGCAAGGAATCACGGGATTGGAAGACATTTCTCAGAGACAGGAATATATTTCTCAGTGAACTCATCCAGAGGATACTTctgcttataggcctcccaaacCAAATACTCCATGTCGGTAGGGGAACGATCCCCCTGCCTCCGCGGGGCCCCGCATAAGCTCAGGAATCACCAAATCAGGCGGAAACGGCCACTCCCGAAGCTCGCATACGCAATTCTCATAACGAGGCAGGGGAGTGCGAAACACCCCCTCCGAGGAAGCAGAAGACACCGAAGAAGCGTACGTAGGCCGACGAGATGGTTTCGCCGCAGAATGCACAGGAGAAAAAGGCGATGGCTGCCGAGACAGTAACACCTCCACCGATACCGTAGGAGATACAGAAGAGACGGCCAGAGATGGGAGAGGCGTCAAGACCTCCGCCgttgaaacagggaacgaggaagGGGGCACGGAATCCCCCAGAGCGAGCAGCTTTTTTTTAACTCTACCACCaggtcaccactctcaccatgaACCTCATCAGGGGAAACATCCCCCCTCGAAGAACCGGAACCATCCAACACAGGTGACGCACCTGAAGCATGatccacaggcaccagcaccagaagGGAAGGTCGAAACACCGGCACCAGCATCCGCAGGCAGAtgcacctctgccaccaccatagAACGCAACGCAACCGGAGCTACCCCTTGTGTCGCCGGAAGATCCACAGTCGTCGAAATCGCCAACATTAGCCCAGGCAGAAGAAGAACGCGGGGAACGCTTTGGCtccggccgcacatcatcagatctGGAGGTTGACTCAGAGACACGTGCAACAtaagccggacgaaccgacgctcGTCGTAGAacagcagcatcctcaaccacatggggtaccAGGCCGGGCACAGGAGGAGGCGCCATATCCtcagcagcacccagcacagccggaacacacGGCGAGGGCGCAGAGTCAGACGTGGCAAGTGAAGAACTCGAAGATGGAGGAGCCGTGCAGAAGGCAGTCGGAAGATCCACAGGAACTCCAAGGACACGAATTGGAGCAGGACGAGCACCTGATGGCGACACAACCTtaggaggagaggcgacaacaacaggaggTGCAACAGTCGACACAGGAGGCACAGCATCGGCCAAAGAGATGTTCACATCCACACCAACCGaagcctcctccacaggaagcggcgggaaatcctcctcaccgaAGAGGTTGACGGGCGCAACAGCTGGCGCAGAACACCCATCAGCCTAATGGCCCAAAAGGCCACTATaataacacgtccgaggctggcgggcaTAAAACACCGGAACGTGGTATCCCAGGAGTCTCACCGAGGACGGAATGTCTGATCGTAGCCGCATTCTCAGGGTGCGAATATTCGTCCGCACACCATTGAGCGTCCACGATGAAAGCATTTGCAATTGCGCACTAAACAACCATGCCGAACTGGCCGAAGTAACGCTGTAGTAGTCCCTCCGGAAATTCCAATGGTGTTCCGTGAACACTGACATAAGTGAGGGCACCAATCCGACGTGCTGTCACTAACTCGGTGCCATAAACGTCCACCACAGGGACATGAAGCATTTCACACAACACAAGCGCCACCTCAGGGTACCCAACTCGGCCAGAAAACTCGAGGCCCACGGACTGAGCCCGCACTACAAGGGAAAGTGGGACCCCCATCTTGAAATCCATGTCAGCACTGTCCAGGCAGGCAGAGAAGCATACGCCCCCAGCCGGCCAAACTGGCAAACACCCACCAACTGTCAGAGAGGTCAGGCAATACGTCCACACCCCACAGGcagctagggcgcaactccagaaACACATTCAGCTGTGTAGTAATGTCGGACAGGTAGGGCCGTCCAAGACTTATTATACTTCATATTGGTGTGGTGTTATGTGTTGATTACATTTCTAGGTAAATGTTTATGAAATATCCCCCGTGTCCACATGTGAAGTCCATTTCAGGAGCTCCAGTTCCGGTCATCATGTAGGGTAGtgtaactgtttaacactggtgtttTCCTGGTATAGGATATTGTGGCGTGTTACCAGTGTGTTTATTACTAGTGAATTGTGTGTTCCAAGGCTAGTGACAAGTGTAATTTATATATAAGCATAGCTGACCGGTTTAACGTAATTTGGTGGATTTGCCGTGAAAAGTAATTGACGCCGTTACCGGGAGTGACAGCTCTGTCGAGTAGCGTAAATTCATGGGAGTAATTATTGATCCGGGGGAATCGCTAATCATTTCCCAAGTTGATTAGGAGAGTTAGTATCTCCTTAGTGATCCACATAGCGTTTAATAGCAGAGAGCTACAGATGAAGTCAGTGGGTATGACACATAATTATAGTGTCACGAAGCCGAGCGTAGTTATTActgagttttcagtaattgacattgcAAGTGAGCTGCAATTGTTGGGTCGTGATTCTAATTCAccgggtgttgtgttactgtgtcgtGAGTGAACTTGTCCATGTgacgaaaactcggtgtaaatttgGTTGTCATCGAAGTCAAGGATTCAGTGAGCATTAATTAAGAAGAGTAATTAATGTCACGTCACCAAGGGAACACCCATTGCTTGTAGAGGTATTGTCGTGCAAGACAGCTTGAGTTAACGtagatacgtttgggttaattatctTTCCAAGGGACAGCTGATTGGTCGGTCAAGGGATTGGAGCCAATCAGCCACTTCAGGCGAAGTCAGACAGTGGTGTAGAAATTCTGGTAGAGCGGAAGGCTTGCATTAACGTAACTGTCTGGTGCAAATTATCTGTCAAGTTGGACAGGCAAATAAGGATTCACAGATATCAACGTAGTTAATTCCGATCAGGGTTTGATCGACTTACACAAAGGCTACATTGTTTTCCTTAACGTAACGTCAGTTATTAAGTATCTGTCAGTTTGACAGGTAATTTGATTGACTCTGTGGAGAGTAAAGTCATTAATAAGTAACACAGACGTAGTGATTAGTTATCAGTCCTTGGGATAGTTAACTAGTCACCTGAGTTAATTAGGGTAAGTAGAACCCCAGAGGGAATTCACTTCGTTGATGTTATAGCTGTTGAGCAAGTGTTGAGGGTAACGTATACGTGAAtaattaaatattgatctgtgggATAGTAATTGATTGCTCAAGGCAGGTAAAGGTAATTGCCTACCTCATAGCACTTTGAACATAGAATTGTAGTGAACTATCGAATAGGCGATAGTATCCGATAACTGAACTCGTGCTGCGATTAATTAGCTGTCCATAGTACAGGAATTAAGGgtattactcactgaatgcttgacGGGTCAAGTGTCTATGTAATTCCGAATTACGAGTGATAGTTGTGGCagtttgtcttgtctgtgggAGACAAGATTAAGTTAACGTAAGAGTTGTTGCTCACTGCTGTTGGCAGTGAATTAACATAATTGCCACTATcagtattaacgtaattaattagtcattgattgttgatcgtccatgagacgaagtgttaacgtaagaatcTAATAAGGTGGGTTGCTGGAGTTCCCAGTAATCCCACTAGTCATTGTGATACCATTGAAGGCTATTAGATTAATTGCATTGCAACTGCCTtgctaggggggagggggatacaAAGAGTGCATAGTAACtgataggaggttactggagatttGTCTTATAACCTACTATGTTGTTGTTGCAATAGTGATTATAGACTTAGTATCTTATTTCTTGATTGTATCCTCTGTGAACACTCAGTATTGTTCAAGTTAGTTCATTTATCCAGCATAACGTGATTAGAGGTAGGATCCTGTGGTTATACTcgtggctggtgtctagctgtcgtaaaggtgtcacaggaaggattcaaGTAACATCAGTGATATTTTTCTTGTAGTAGTAGCTAGTACTGGTTGAATAAACTGTGTTTTCAAGTTGAACACTGTTTTTTCTAACACCCCGCACTATTAATGATTTACATATGTTTTGCCACGCTCcctgaatgttgttgttgtttaagattcgctacttggaacaaaaagtttcaagtagcacgggctatggtgagcccgtagtgggcttacctggcacaggagaggggctgtGTTCCCTGAAGTTATTGTTATTTATCTGAGAATGCTTATTGAGCCGCGAGCTGAATTCATAACACCCCACATCAATAAATATTGATGTGAGTTCCCGTGATGTGACACCCGTTAGATTCACTCCAGCGAATGACACATTTAGCATGTTAGCTAATGATTTTTCATAGCAAATTCTAGTACATCCGTAAACTTTAAACTGAAAGTGTAGATGGGCCTCTGGAGGCCCATCTACACTTTCAGTTTAAAGTTTACGGATGTACTAGAATTTGCTATGAAAAATCGGGCATTATACTAAACAATTCATTAGGCATCTCTCATATAAAGAGTACTGTGCTATGTTCACACTTTGCTTATAGCTTTATTAGTCAACAATGGCTAGCATCAATAACAACGTAAATTAGCCTTTTTATGTTATTTCTCATTGTTATTTTTCCGTTTTTTTTTCAATAGTATTCTTTAAGCTTAGGTTATGTTATGAAAGATATTTAGATAATTCCATTTGAAGGTATTATTAGGTATTAAATATGCCTTTTAACTCTTGTTATTATAATTTTTGTGTAAAATTCTAAATAGTTTGGAAACAAGCGGGCTAAATTATGGAGAAATTACCGGAGTAATTTCCGGTAGGATCACAAGAGACATGAGATCGCTGGGAAGTTTCATGAGCAAGTGATACACATGAATGAGTCTGTGGAGCTGGCACTTGCAGCTGCCTCATACGAACTATAATGAGCTTACTGTTTCAgttattcttatgttcatataTACTATCACTGTCCATGTCGTAGCATCTCCATCTTGGAGTATACTGGAAAGGTATACTTTAGCGGAGCCCAGTTGACGATCACTTGGCCTTTCAATGTTTTATAAAATTATTTTATTGATCCTAGGGTAAATAACTCATGGGTTATGAATATGGATTCATTCCACTATCGGTAAAATATAATATGTATGGTTATAATCAATGACTCTTGAATAGGCCTGATTACATTCCACAAGCGGTTCACTGCCCCAAGTCTGCTTTCATTTCAGTATCGACGCAATGGAACAAATCTGGTTACTCAAGCTACACAGCAGCTGTACTAAATGCATTCCACTAGCAACACAGTGGAACAATGCTGATTACATTCCACCAGCGTCACACTGGAGTTTGATTACGTTTCAATGAGTCTCTTAGCTCAATTATTCTCTCATATCCTCGTCATCCCAGCAACACGGATTTCGGTGAACCAATTCTGAGGTGATATTGTGCAAGTCTGCGACGATGTTGAAGCCGCTGCTGATGTTTGTGCTGAAGCTGCGGGCGCGTCTGCTGATGCTGATgttggagctgctgctgctgctgctggaggcatTGGTGCTGTCTAAGGGTGCTATGGCTGTTGTCCCCCATGCTGGAGGCGATAATGGTGCTTGAATTGATGTTGGAGGGGAAAGTGCTTCTGTCTGCGCTGAACGTTTTGGCTTTTCTGCTGTTGGAGATGCTTTCTGAGGCGCTACTGTTGTTTATGAGTACTAGTTGGAGCAACATGAGTACTAGTTGGAGCAACATGAGTACTAGTTGGAGGAACTAGTACTCATGTTGGAGGAACTAGTACTCATGTTGGAGGAACTAGTACTCATGTTGGAGGAACTAGTACTCATGTTGGAGAAACTAGTACTCATGTCGGAGGAACTAGTACTCATGTTGGAGGAACTAGTACTCATGTTGGAGAAACTAGTACTCATGTTGGAGGAACTAGTACTCATGTTGGAGGAACTAGTACTCATGTTGGAGGAACTAGTACTCATGTTGGAGGAACTAGTACTCATGTTGGAGGAACTAGTACTCATGTTGGAGGAACTAGTACTCATGTTGGAGGAACTAGTACTCATGTTGGAGGAACTAGTACTCATGTTGGAGGAACTAGTACTCATGTTGGAGGAACTAGTACTCATGTTGGAGGAACTAGTACTCATGTTGGAGGAACTAGTACTCATGTTGGAGGAACTAGTACTCATGTTGGAGGAACTAGTACTCATGTTGGAGGAACTAGTACTCATGTTGGAGGTCGTATTGTCCTGGTGTTGAAGGCACTTCTCTTACTGGGTACGTTTTGGGCGCTGTTGCTGTGTGCGCTGATTTTGAAAGCTGTGTTGCTGAGTGTGTACATGACTTTTAGACAGGTATATCACTTTATATTCATGTTTAAGCTCGCTTCAGCGTCTGCGGGGGCAGAGGGGTAATTGCATACACAATGGCCGGGATTGCATAATATACACCTCTTCCAATATGGTATATAATGTAATGCTAGATGCTACGCAGTCGATGTTAAAGTGTAAGACGGTTGTCGATCGTTAGATGAGCGTTTTGTAGTGTATCGGCTGTCAGAATAACTGATGGTTTGGTGATGAGTTTTCGGTCGCATATATGCTGCAGCTGGAGGAACTCAACAACTTAttcatctttgtaccctatatgtaactccttttttgtaacaaagtttaagtaaaacaaatatatatatatatatatatatatatatatatatatatatatatatatatatatatatatatatatatatatatatatatatatataactgaaaactcattcaggcttgttcgcatatatatatatatatatatatatatatatatatatatatatatatatatagatatagatatatatatatatatatatatatatatatatatatatatatatatatatatataaactacgaCCACTTAAACCGTAGCGTGCATCTCCAGTCACTGAGTAACCAATACATAAATATCCCAACGAATGTCAATACATCCTTTCTATATCTctgtgtctatctctctctctatctctctcactctctgttaaTTGTCTCTGTATCAGTGTAAAATGTGTTAAAATACTATTAAAATAATTGAATTTGTTCAAACAATTGAGGGAAACGAGAGTCGGTGCCACGGTCAAAATCGTCCTTGGTGTGAGTATGTGACAGTGCCAGGCTGTTCCCGCTTGAATTATGGTGACCCCGGCCCGGTCATGTTCGGCACGTTCCCACCAAGAATTAGGGTGCAAAGGTGTATGTGGCTAGCACCAAGCGTCTGTTCTCCAATCTCGGACAACTAGATCAGTTCATTCtcagttttggtagtacttataggaaggacgagggaccatagtacatataccgacatacaacacaattagaaagtaaaaaccagtactattgaatttggacaaaccggaaatcgATTTTCTActgatgttgcaaagacaaactaacctaacctaaccttcctaacttacgcacagagatcacactaacgtgatgcatcaaatgaacaaatccacaagggccgtgacgaggattcgaacctgcgtccgggagcatcccagacactgccttaatcgactgagctacgacagggtaaaagggttcagTAGAACTTTCAACTCTTCTAACCGTCCTAGGTTTAATATACGctttctgaggcctaatatagtacatatatgtgctataataggcctaggaatatttaatttgtgtttttagcttcattttttccagttctataaagtgaatagtacaaaattcaaCAGTCTAATTGCTTAATACGTCAGTCTTTGAACTATGATTCAAAGATAAGCTATGATTCAAATATAAGCTATgataagctgcttcctgggggtggaggcctggtcgaagaccgggccgcggggacactaaagccccgaaatcatctcaagataatctcaagatgatACACATAGTTTCAACAAGTACTATCAGAACAGGAGGATGGATTGAatacatataaaaaaaaagtttaaattaaaaattacaaataaattaaACATTAGGTAGATGTGAAGGAAAGATGCATCTATAATTGACTCATGCTATATTTATGATAtgctattatatatattttgaagCAAAGCCAATGCAGCAACCTAACTTTACGTAAATAGGCCGAATATTCCTAGGTACAGTCTAACTAAAGCAAAATACAACCTCTGTTAACAAtttagtagtcattttaataTGTAAACATTGTAATTTGTATACAAACTGTATCCAAGATTAAGCGAAGCAAAGAAGAGAAACAAAACAGTGGTTGGTGGGACCGCGGGGAGCCTTCCTGCCTAGACAAAATCGGACGCATCTGTCTAAAAAGCAAGATAAATATGTCCACTTTGAGAGACTCAAGCTTAAATTATGATGAATGAGGGtgaggcgagggagggagggagaactagcgaggtgagagagggagggagggagggaaaactagcgaggtgagagagagagggagggagggtgagagagagagagagagagagagaggagggaagagagagagagagagagagagagagagagagagagagagagagagagagagagagagagagagagagagagagagagagagagagggagggagagaggagagagagagagagagagagagagagagagggagggaaggagagagagagagggagggaaggagagagagagagggagggaggttgtagagagagagagagggagagagagagagagagagagagagagagagagagagagagagagagagagagagagagacagagacagacagagagagagagagagagagagagagagagagagacatagagagaga is a window encoding:
- the LOC138355988 gene encoding uncharacterized protein, which translates into the protein MSTSSSNMSTSSSNMSTSSSNMSTSSSNMSTSSSNMSTSSSNMSTSSSNMSTSSSNMSTSSSNMSTSSSNMSTSSSNMSTSSSNMSTSSSNMSTSSSNMSTSSSNMSTSFSNMSTSSSNMSTSSSDMSTSFSNMSTSSSNMSTSSSNMSTSSSNMSTSSSN